In Candidatus Schekmanbacteria bacterium, one genomic interval encodes:
- a CDS encoding DUF4258 domain-containing protein, giving the protein MNVRYYVDPETDLPHISGHNIKEMEVEEVLSNPGEDRPGREGSRITIGRTLNGRYLRVIYVPDQEPNSVFVITAYELRGKPLIAYRRRRRRKQK; this is encoded by the coding sequence GTGAATGTCCGGTATTATGTTGATCCAGAGACAGATTTGCCCCACATCTCCGGTCATAATATTAAGGAGATGGAAGTTGAGGAAGTTTTGTCAAATCCCGGCGAAGACCGCCCAGGCAGAGAAGGATCGAGGATTACTATTGGACGTACTTTGAATGGACGTTATCTCAGGGTAATATATGTTCCTGACCAGGAACCGAACAGTGTCTTTGTTATAACAGCCTATGAACTGCGTGGCAAGCCTTTAATCGCATATCGCCGTCGCAGAAGGAGGAAACAAAAATGA